GCGCGCAAGACCGCGGGCTTTGACGAGCGCCTGGCCCATACCAAGCAGCTGCTGCAGCAGGCCTGGGGCCAGCATGGCGCCCGCCTCTTGCAATCCACCAGCCTGGGCGCCGAGGACATGGTGATCACCGCCCTGATCGCCGAGCTGCAACTGCCCATCGCCGTGGCCACGCTGGACACCGGCCGCCTGCACCCCGAGACCCTCGCGCTGTTGCCGCAGATCGAGGCGCGCTACGGCATCAAGGCCGAGGTGTACGCACCCGTGGCCGATGCGGTGGTGCATTTTGTGCGCGCCCGCGGCCTCGACGCGATGTACGAAAGCCTGGCGCTGCGCAAGGAATGCTGCGGCATCCGCAAGCTGGAGCCGCTCTCGCGCATGCTGAACGGCCGCAGCGCCTGGATCACCGGCCTGCGCCGCGAGCAATCGGCCAATCGCGCCGAGGTGCCCGACACCGAGCTGGACGCGCAAGGCCGCGTCAAGGTCAATGCCCTGGCGGACTGGAGCTGGGCCGATGTCTGGTACTTCATCTCCACGTTCGAGGTGCCTTACAACGTGCTGCACGACCAGTTCATGCCCAGCATCGGCTGTGCGCCCTGCACCCGTGCCATCGCGGTGGGCGAGGACTTCCGCGCCGGCCGCTGGTGGTGGGAAGACGAGAACGCCAAGGAATGCGGCCTGCACAAGGCGCATTCAAATGAGGAATTGAAGGAATCGGGAGCCACGGCATGAACGCCCCTGTGAATCTGAACAAACTGCTGCCCACGGTGGACCAGCGCCACCTGGACCATCTGGAAGAAGAAGCCATCTTCATCCTGCGCGAAGTGGCAGCGGCCTTCGAGCGCCCGGCCCTGCTGTTCTCGGGCGGCAAGGATTCCTGCGTGGTGCTGCGCCTGGCCGAGAAGGCGTTCAAGCAGCGCGTGGCCGGCAATGAGTTCAAGGGCAAGTTGCCCTTCCCGCTGGTGCATGTGGACACCGGCCACAACTTCCCCGAGGTGATTGCCTTCCGTGACCAGCGCGCCGCCGAGATGGGCGAGCGCCTGATCGTCGCGCACATGGACGAGTCGATCCGGCGCGGCACGGTGCGCCTGGCGCATCCGCTGGAGTCGCGCAACGGCCACCAGACCGTGACGCTGCTGGAAGCCATCGAGGAGCACCGCTTCGACGTGCTGATCGGCGGCGCCCGCCGCGATGAGGAGAAGGCGCGCGCCAAGGAGCGCATCTTCAGCCACCGCGACAGCTTCGGCCAATGGCAGCCCAAGGAACAGCGCCCGGAGTTGTGGAACCTGTTCAACACCCGCATCCGCCCGGGCGAGCATTTCCGTGCCTTCCCGATCAGCAACTGGACCGAGCTGGACGTGTGGCTCTACCTGGCGCGCGAGAACATCCCGCTGCCCAGCCTCTACTACGCGCATGAGCGCCAGATCATCCGCCGCAAGGGCCTCTTGGTGCCGCTCACCGAGGTGACCCCGCCTGAGCCCGGCGAGCAGGTGGAGAGCGCCACCGTGCGCTTTCGCACCGTGGGCGACATGACCTGCACCTGCCCGGTGGAGAGCGACGCCGCCAACGCCAGCGACATCGTCGCCGAGACCCTCACCGTGACGGTGAGCGAGCGCGGTGCCACCCGCATGGACGACCGAACATCCGACGCTTCGATGGAGCGCCGCAAGAAAGAGGGCTATTTCTGATGAGCGCCGCACTGAACTCCGTCGTCCACGAACAAGACGTGGACACCCAGCACCGCGCGCTGCGCTTCCTCACCGCCGGCAGCGTCGACGACGGCAAGAGCACCCTGATCGGCCGCCTGCTGTTCGACAGCCGCGCCATCCTGGCCGACCAGCTCGATACGCTGGAGAAGCGTGCCGCCGGCGCGCCCATCGACCTCTCCTTGCTCACCGATGGCCTGGAGGCCGAGCGCGAGCAGGGCATCACCATCGACGTGGCCTACCGCTACTTCGCCACCAAGACGCGCAAGTTCATCATTGCCGACGCACCCGGCCATGAGCAGTACACCCGCAATATGGTCACCGCCGCCGCCGGCAGCGATGCCGCGGTGGTGCTGGTGGACATCACCAAGCTCAAGCTCGACGACGCCGAAGTGACGCTGCTGCCGCAGACGCGCCGCCACAGCCTGCTGGCCCATCTGCTGCGCGTGCCCAGCATCGTGTTCGCGATCAACAAGATCGATGCGCTGGAGGCACCCGCTGAGGGTTACGCCAAGGTCAGCGCGGCGCTGCGCAAATTCGCGCAGGCGGCCGGCATCGAAGTGACGGCCATCGTGCCCGTCTCGGCCCTGCGCGGCGACAACGTGACCCAGCCGCTGGACGCCGACTGGTACGACGGCCCCTCGCTGCTGCAGGTGCTGGAAGGCCTGCCCACGGTGCAGGAGAAGGTCGAAGGCCAGCTCTTGATCCCGGTGCAATACGTCGCCACCAATGGCGAGGGCACCGGCCACCAACCGCGCACCCTGTGGGGCCGCATCGCGCATGGCCAGGTCAAGGCCGGCGACGAAGTGCAGATCCTGCCCAGCGGCCAGACCGCAAAAGTGGCCGAGGTGCGCAAGGCCGGCGAGACGGTGGCGCATGGCGTGGCGGGCGAATCCGCCGGCCTGCTGCTGGACCGCCAGCTGGACGTGAGCCGCGGCGACTGGATCGTCACCCCCGGCAGCGCCACGCCTCGGCAGAGCTTCGAGGCCACGCTGGCCTGGCTGGACACCGAACCCGCCGTGGTGGGCCGCAAGTACTGGGTGCGCCATGGCAACCGCTGGGTACAGGCGCGCATCAGCGCGATCGAGCACCGGCTGGACGTCAACAGCCTGGCCGAGGCCGAGGCGCATGAGCTGGCCATCAACGAGATCGGCCATGTGCGCATCGAGCTGCAGGCCGCGCTGCCGGTGGAGCCCTACACGGCCAACCGCGTCGGCGGCGCGCTGATCGTGGTGGACCCCACCAGCAACCGCACCAGCGGTGCCTTGCTGGTCAGGTAAGCAAGAAGCCATGGGCAAGGTCATCTTCGTCAGCGCCGGCCCCGGGGCCGCCGACCTCATCACCCTGCGCGGCGCGCGTGCGCTGCAGCAGGCCGACGTGGTGCTGTTCGACGCCCTCACCGACCCGGCCTTGCGCGAGTTCGCCCCCCAGGCCCTGTGGCTGGACGTGGGCAAGCGCGGCTTCTGCGACTCCACCGCCCAGACCGCCATCAACGCGGCGCTGGTGAAGCAGGCGCAGGAACACGCCCTGGTGGTACGCCTCAAGGGCGGCGATGCCAGCATCTTCGGCCGGCTGGAAGAAGAGCTGCTGGCGCTGGCCGAAGCGGGCATCGCCAGCGAGGTGGTGCCCGGCGTGACCGCGGCGATTGCCGCCGCCGCCCAGCTGCAGCGTCCGTTGACGCGCCGCGGCCTGGGCCGCAGCGTCAGCCTGACCACCGCGATGACCAAGGATGGCGACCTGCAGGCGCTCAAGAGCGCCGACACCGAGGTCTTCTACATGGCCGGCCGCCAGCTGGCCGCGCTGGGCCGCAAGCTGCTGGAAGCCGGCTGGCCGGCCGACACGCCGGTGGCGGTGGTCTCGCGCGCCGGCTGCGCCGATGCGCTGGCCAGCGACACCCAAGTGTCCGGCCTTGCCGCCGCGGCCATGCTGCACCGCGGCCGGCCCACCGTGGTGACGGTGGGCGCGGGCGCCAAGGCCCTGCCCCAGGCCGCCCCCAAGGAACAAAAGCCCTCGCTTGCGCGCCGTCAACGCCAGCACCAGAGCTTGAACGATTAAAATCCGCGCTTTGCCGTCAATGGGGAGTTCCATTGACGTCCCAGGGCCCTTAAAACATCAGAGCTGCTCCATGACCCACGTCGTCCTCGAATCGTGCATCCGCTGCAAGTACACCGACTGCGTCGATGTCTGCCCGGTCGACTGCTTCCGCGAAGGCCCCAACTTCCTCACCATCGACCCCGATGAGTGCATCGACTGCGCGGTCTGCATCCCCGAGTGCCCGGTGAACGCCATCGTGCCCGAGGAAGATGTGCCGGGCAACCAGCAGCACATGATCAAGATCAATGCCGATCTGGCCAAGAAATGGCCCAGCATCACCAAGCGCAAGGGCTCGCTGCCCGACGCCGACGAGTGGAAAGACCGGACCGACAAGCTGTCCGAGCTGATTCGCTGAACGACTTTCGTCCCCTGCCCCTTTGTCTGGGGCCCTGACCTCCATGGAAAACCAAGTGACACACGCTGCCTCCAATGCCGGCCACGCCGGCGTGATCGAAACCGATGCCGTCATCGTTGGCGCGGGCCCCGTCGGCCTGTTCCAGGTGTTCGAACTCGGCCTGCTGGAGATCAAGGCCCACATCATCGACTCGCTCGCCTACCCGGGCGGCCAGTGCATCGAGCTCTACCCCGACAAGCCCATCTACGACATCCCGGCCGTGCCCGTGTGCACCGGCAAGGAGCTGACCGACAACCTGATGAAGCAGATCGAGCCCTTTGGCGCGACCTTCCATCTGGGCCAGGAAGTCACCACCGTCGAGAAGCAGGACGACGGCCGTTTCTTCGTCGCCACCTCCAAGGGCACGCAGTTCCTCACCAAGACCATCTTCATCGCCGGCGGCGTGGGCTCGTTCCAGCCGCGCACCCTGAAGGTGGAAGGCCTGGACAAGTACGAAGGCAGCCAGGTGCACTACCGCGTGCGCAACCCGGCGCAGTTCGCCGGCAAGAACATCATCGTGATCGGTGGTGGCGACTCGGCACTCGACTGGGCGCTGAACTTCTGCGCCGGCAATGAGGACGGCAGCGCCAACAAGGCCGAGAGCGTGATCCTGGTGCACCGCCGCGACGGCTTCCGTGCCGCGCCGGCCAGCGTGGCCAAGATGAAGGAGCTGTGCGACAACTACGAGATGCAGTTCATTGTCGGCCAGGTCACCGACATCGACGAGGGAGACGAGGTGCTGAAGGGCGTGAAGGTCACCGGCGGTGACGGCGTCACCCGCGTCGTGCCCTGCGACCAGGTGCTGGTGTTCTTCGGCCTCAGCCCCAAGCTGGGCCCGATCGCCGAATGGGGCCTGGCGCTGGAGCGCAAGCAGATCGTCGTCGACACCGAGAAGTTCGAAACCAGCACCCCTGGCATCTTTGCCGTGGGCGACGTGAACACCTATCCGGGCAAGAAGAAGCTGATCCTCTCGGGCTTCCATGAGGCCGCGCTGGCCGCCTTTGCCGCCGCGCCCTACATCTTCCCCGAGAAGCGCATCCACCTGCAGTACACCACCACCAGCCCCAAGCTGCACAAGGTG
This portion of the Paucibacter sediminis genome encodes:
- a CDS encoding phosphoadenylyl-sulfate reductase, producing MTGEVSSLPGVSALPVASASSAIGLYARKTAGFDERLAHTKQLLQQAWGQHGARLLQSTSLGAEDMVITALIAELQLPIAVATLDTGRLHPETLALLPQIEARYGIKAEVYAPVADAVVHFVRARGLDAMYESLALRKECCGIRKLEPLSRMLNGRSAWITGLRREQSANRAEVPDTELDAQGRVKVNALADWSWADVWYFISTFEVPYNVLHDQFMPSIGCAPCTRAIAVGEDFRAGRWWWEDENAKECGLHKAHSNEELKESGATA
- the cysD gene encoding sulfate adenylyltransferase subunit CysD yields the protein MNAPVNLNKLLPTVDQRHLDHLEEEAIFILREVAAAFERPALLFSGGKDSCVVLRLAEKAFKQRVAGNEFKGKLPFPLVHVDTGHNFPEVIAFRDQRAAEMGERLIVAHMDESIRRGTVRLAHPLESRNGHQTVTLLEAIEEHRFDVLIGGARRDEEKARAKERIFSHRDSFGQWQPKEQRPELWNLFNTRIRPGEHFRAFPISNWTELDVWLYLARENIPLPSLYYAHERQIIRRKGLLVPLTEVTPPEPGEQVESATVRFRTVGDMTCTCPVESDAANASDIVAETLTVTVSERGATRMDDRTSDASMERRKKEGYF
- a CDS encoding sulfate adenylyltransferase subunit 1 — its product is MSAALNSVVHEQDVDTQHRALRFLTAGSVDDGKSTLIGRLLFDSRAILADQLDTLEKRAAGAPIDLSLLTDGLEAEREQGITIDVAYRYFATKTRKFIIADAPGHEQYTRNMVTAAAGSDAAVVLVDITKLKLDDAEVTLLPQTRRHSLLAHLLRVPSIVFAINKIDALEAPAEGYAKVSAALRKFAQAAGIEVTAIVPVSALRGDNVTQPLDADWYDGPSLLQVLEGLPTVQEKVEGQLLIPVQYVATNGEGTGHQPRTLWGRIAHGQVKAGDEVQILPSGQTAKVAEVRKAGETVAHGVAGESAGLLLDRQLDVSRGDWIVTPGSATPRQSFEATLAWLDTEPAVVGRKYWVRHGNRWVQARISAIEHRLDVNSLAEAEAHELAINEIGHVRIELQAALPVEPYTANRVGGALIVVDPTSNRTSGALLVR
- the cobA gene encoding uroporphyrinogen-III C-methyltransferase, producing the protein MGKVIFVSAGPGAADLITLRGARALQQADVVLFDALTDPALREFAPQALWLDVGKRGFCDSTAQTAINAALVKQAQEHALVVRLKGGDASIFGRLEEELLALAEAGIASEVVPGVTAAIAAAAQLQRPLTRRGLGRSVSLTTAMTKDGDLQALKSADTEVFYMAGRQLAALGRKLLEAGWPADTPVAVVSRAGCADALASDTQVSGLAAAAMLHRGRPTVVTVGAGAKALPQAAPKEQKPSLARRQRQHQSLND
- the fdxA gene encoding ferredoxin FdxA, giving the protein MTHVVLESCIRCKYTDCVDVCPVDCFREGPNFLTIDPDECIDCAVCIPECPVNAIVPEEDVPGNQQHMIKINADLAKKWPSITKRKGSLPDADEWKDRTDKLSELIR
- a CDS encoding NAD(P)/FAD-dependent oxidoreductase, whose amino-acid sequence is MENQVTHAASNAGHAGVIETDAVIVGAGPVGLFQVFELGLLEIKAHIIDSLAYPGGQCIELYPDKPIYDIPAVPVCTGKELTDNLMKQIEPFGATFHLGQEVTTVEKQDDGRFFVATSKGTQFLTKTIFIAGGVGSFQPRTLKVEGLDKYEGSQVHYRVRNPAQFAGKNIIVIGGGDSALDWALNFCAGNEDGSANKAESVILVHRRDGFRAAPASVAKMKELCDNYEMQFIVGQVTDIDEGDEVLKGVKVTGGDGVTRVVPCDQVLVFFGLSPKLGPIAEWGLALERKQIVVDTEKFETSTPGIFAVGDVNTYPGKKKLILSGFHEAALAAFAAAPYIFPEKRIHLQYTTTSPKLHKVLGVETPVFD